A portion of the Eubacterium maltosivorans genome contains these proteins:
- a CDS encoding RpiB/LacA/LacB family sugar-phosphate isomerase, with protein sequence MRIAIDCDDAAFDFKDAIYEHLKSEGYDITDLKYSADHDCDYPDIAFNLAEKVADKTYDRGIIICGTGLGVAMMANKVPGAFAGTCHDTFAAERLAKSNDANIITMGARCIGVELGKMIVDAYLKSEFAGGGSTKKVERMRELEKTYMK encoded by the coding sequence ATGAGAATTGCAATTGATTGTGATGATGCTGCTTTTGATTTCAAGGATGCGATCTACGAACATTTAAAAAGCGAAGGTTACGACATTACGGACTTAAAATATTCTGCTGACCATGACTGCGATTACCCGGACATTGCTTTTAATCTGGCTGAAAAGGTAGCGGACAAAACCTATGACAGAGGAATCATCATCTGCGGTACCGGCCTTGGCGTTGCCATGATGGCGAACAAGGTACCAGGCGCTTTCGCAGGCACCTGCCACGATACCTTTGCCGCAGAACGTCTGGCAAAATCTAACGACGCCAACATTATCACCATGGGCGCACGCTGCATTGGGGTTGAACTTGGCAAAATGATCGTTGACGCTTACCTGAAGAGTGAATTTGCCGGCGGCGGTTCTACCAAAAAAGTAGAACGCATGCGCGAGCTCGAAAAAACTTACATGAAATAA
- a CDS encoding dihydroxyacetone kinase subunit DhaK — protein MTMKRLINDPYDVVEEMVEGYVKAHDRYVKMCDLEEAQGRVVVAKDAGTKDKVGVVIGGGSGHEPLFIGYVGENFADGVVIGNINTSPSPDPCYAAAKAVDNGKGVIYLYGNYAGDVMNFDMGAEKADEEDDIRVETVLVTDDVVSSENIPDRRGIAGDFFVFKAAGAKAAMGADLDAVVAAASKCNDNTRSMGVAMSSATLPSKGGPIFDMEDGDMEIGMGIHGEPGVRRGKIEPADAVIDEIMDPILKDLPYESGDEVYVLVNSLGATPILDLHICYRRVAQILEEKGIKVHRALVGPFACSMDMAGMSVTLCKLDDELKELLDYPCDTPYFTQVK, from the coding sequence ATGACAATGAAACGTTTGATCAACGATCCCTACGACGTAGTGGAAGAAATGGTGGAAGGATATGTCAAAGCGCATGACCGCTATGTAAAAATGTGTGACCTTGAAGAAGCGCAGGGCCGTGTCGTTGTGGCAAAAGATGCTGGAACAAAAGACAAAGTTGGTGTTGTTATTGGTGGTGGCTCCGGTCATGAACCGCTGTTCATCGGTTATGTCGGTGAAAACTTTGCGGATGGCGTTGTAATTGGTAATATCAATACTTCTCCTTCTCCAGACCCATGCTACGCAGCCGCTAAAGCTGTTGACAATGGCAAGGGCGTTATCTATTTATACGGTAACTACGCAGGCGACGTGATGAACTTTGACATGGGCGCAGAAAAAGCCGATGAAGAAGACGATATCCGTGTTGAAACTGTTCTGGTAACAGACGATGTTGTTTCCTCAGAAAATATCCCTGACCGCCGCGGTATTGCAGGCGACTTCTTCGTATTCAAGGCTGCTGGCGCAAAAGCTGCCATGGGCGCAGATCTGGACGCTGTTGTCGCCGCCGCTTCAAAATGTAATGACAATACCCGCAGCATGGGCGTTGCCATGTCTTCCGCTACCTTACCATCTAAAGGCGGCCCGATCTTTGACATGGAAGACGGCGATATGGAAATCGGTATGGGTATCCACGGCGAACCTGGTGTCAGAAGAGGCAAGATCGAACCGGCTGACGCGGTAATCGACGAAATCATGGACCCAATCCTGAAAGACCTGCCATACGAATCTGGCGATGAAGTTTATGTACTGGTAAACAGCTTAGGCGCTACTCCGATTCTTGACTTACACATCTGCTACAGACGTGTTGCGCAGATCCTGGAAGAAAAGGGCATTAAGGTTCACAGAGCTTTAGTTGGTCCTTTTGCCTGTTCCATGGATATGGCCGGGATGTCCGTTACCTTATGTAAACTGGATGACGAACTGAAAGAATTATTAGACTACCCATGTGATACACCTTACTTCACACAGGTAAAATAA
- a CDS encoding triose-phosphate isomerase has translation MKKMFLGTNWKMNKTTAEGLSYTEALTDIIPNYPEFEFFIIPPYVQLWKIRELIDSKKSALKLGAQNVHYEDAGQFTGEISPTQLKEIGVDILEIGHSERRQYFNETDYTVNLKTLAALKHGFTPLVCIGDSMQDKKYGVSKEVLARQLKIALHDVPAEAIGKFWVAYEPVWAIGVNGIPAEAPLVNDIHNHLRDVTVELYGEAGREIPLLFGGSVNIDNAKQYAPFENVNGLFIGRSAWQPDSFEAIMKSLHETLA, from the coding sequence ATGAAAAAGATGTTTTTAGGAACAAACTGGAAAATGAATAAGACAACCGCTGAGGGGCTGTCTTACACGGAGGCGCTGACGGACATTATTCCAAACTACCCGGAATTTGAATTTTTCATCATTCCGCCCTATGTTCAGCTTTGGAAAATCCGTGAGCTCATCGACTCTAAAAAATCCGCTTTAAAACTGGGCGCCCAAAACGTGCATTATGAGGACGCCGGACAGTTTACCGGGGAGATTTCCCCCACACAGCTAAAGGAAATCGGCGTGGACATCCTGGAAATCGGCCACAGCGAACGCCGCCAGTACTTTAACGAGACCGACTACACCGTTAACCTCAAAACCCTTGCAGCCTTAAAGCACGGTTTTACGCCGCTTGTCTGCATCGGCGACAGCATGCAGGACAAAAAATACGGTGTGTCTAAAGAAGTGCTGGCCCGCCAGCTCAAAATTGCCCTGCATGATGTGCCTGCAGAGGCCATCGGCAAATTCTGGGTGGCCTATGAGCCTGTCTGGGCCATCGGCGTTAACGGGATTCCCGCTGAAGCACCTTTGGTGAACGACATTCACAACCATTTGCGGGATGTCACGGTTGAGCTCTACGGCGAAGCCGGACGTGAAATTCCGCTGCTGTTCGGCGGTAGTGTCAACATTGACAACGCCAAGCAGTACGCCCCTTTCGAAAATGTCAACGGGCTGTTCATCGGCAGAAGCGCATGGCAGCCAGACTCCTTCGAAGCCATCATGAAATCTTTGCACGAAACCTTAGCATAA
- the dhaM gene encoding dihydroxyacetone kinase phosphoryl donor subunit DhaM, with protein MAGTGVVIVSHSAKLAEGLAEIVEEMNDGSVKVIAAGGADGGRIGTSAIKIQDAIESLEDCKNILIYADMGSSIISAETAIDMLEDDLQERVHMVDCPIVEGAFAGVVQATITDDPEEIMNVSKSAKELCKC; from the coding sequence ATGGCAGGTACAGGTGTTGTAATCGTTTCTCACAGCGCAAAGCTGGCAGAAGGTTTGGCAGAAATTGTCGAAGAAATGAATGATGGTAGTGTAAAGGTAATCGCGGCAGGCGGCGCTGACGGCGGAAGAATCGGAACCAGCGCGATTAAGATTCAGGACGCCATCGAGTCCCTGGAGGACTGTAAGAACATTTTGATTTACGCCGATATGGGCAGCTCGATCATCAGTGCGGAAACCGCCATCGATATGCTCGAGGACGACCTGCAGGAAAGAGTCCATATGGTGGACTGCCCCATCGTGGAAGGCGCTTTCGCCGGTGTGGTGCAGGCGACCATCACCGACGACCCGGAAGAAATCATGAATGTGTCCAAATCAGCTAAAGAGCTGTGTAAATGTTAA
- the dhaL gene encoding dihydroxyacetone kinase subunit DhaL, which produces MSEYVLDKQYFVDVVKDLIKLAEDRKDYFTELDSAIGDGDHGMNLSIGFREVDKNLDEWQKESVNGFYKKVGTALLDKVGGSSGPLYGSFFMKFGLPVKTKGPDDGVTFDEFIEMMETGVNIIKKRGKSTTGEKTMLDTLVPAVETLKSAYEGGAAPKEAMAKAVEAGKDGLESTRNIVATKGRAMRLGERAIGHLDPGAASSAEILEVFYNHMP; this is translated from the coding sequence ATGAGCGAATATGTTTTAGATAAACAGTACTTTGTAGATGTTGTCAAAGATCTCATCAAGCTGGCAGAAGACCGTAAGGACTATTTTACAGAGCTGGACTCTGCCATCGGCGACGGCGACCACGGTATGAACCTGTCCATCGGCTTCAGAGAAGTGGATAAAAACCTGGACGAATGGCAGAAGGAAAGTGTTAACGGCTTTTATAAAAAAGTTGGTACCGCGTTACTTGACAAGGTTGGTGGTTCCTCCGGACCGTTATACGGCAGCTTTTTTATGAAATTTGGCCTGCCGGTCAAGACAAAGGGCCCGGACGACGGCGTTACCTTTGACGAATTCATCGAAATGATGGAAACCGGCGTCAACATCATTAAAAAGCGTGGCAAATCGACCACCGGTGAAAAAACAATGCTGGATACTTTAGTACCAGCGGTTGAAACTTTAAAATCCGCCTATGAAGGTGGTGCAGCTCCGAAAGAAGCCATGGCGAAAGCAGTAGAAGCCGGCAAAGACGGCCTTGAATCGACCCGCAACATTGTTGCGACCAAAGGCAGAGCCATGCGTCTTGGTGAACGTGCCATCGGCCATCTGGACCCGGGTGCTGCATCCTCCGCAGAAATTCTGGAAGTATTCTACAATCATATGCCGTAA
- a CDS encoding sigma 54-interacting transcriptional regulator, whose amino-acid sequence MRTKKNVTIGYEKGIHTRVAAMVVQKTTELEERFGCRLYIKRVDRALIVPCNSVLPLVGMKLKKGEQIQIFGDGTGSEQAVTALAEFMDGAGVVDQDEVDNIIQKNTLTSEKIFESIHNGLIVMDGAGRITIFNAAAEAMTGIDAAEAIGRLVDDLIPGFGAAEVIATGREKLGVKEAVGGNWVISDKSPVVVENCNVGAVAVLQDITQIEALSWELSSVKELEGKLISILEAVYDGICLVDKDHRITYANDAFTGILKKRVSELTEQSISILFPGEKIPNGFFNGQSGTVITNADGREFMLDVRPIAVDGAVSGNAIVARELTEITKLAAKVEELSAKTVMLEKELEKREDIGASFEKIIGKSGVLLEALSLASKASKTDATVLIRGESGTGKELVAKAIHNASTRKDAAFVSMNCAAIPADLLEAELFGYEKGAFTGAVRMKPGKFELADGGTIFLDEIGDMDRAMQAKLLRVLQEQEVERVGGLAPVKINVRVIAATNAPLEKLMENNSFRKDLYYRLNVISVILPPLRQRKGDIPLLVEAFIDKICMRYQLPPRHITKPALQCLEDYVFPGNVRELENIIERGVTLSAGEWIGVDDLPSYVRAIGENIPGFSGVPDENGEKIPTFAEMERDLIASALSKYKSFRKAGEALGLDHKTVSAKAKKYGLT is encoded by the coding sequence TTGCGAACAAAAAAAAACGTGACCATCGGCTACGAGAAGGGAATTCATACCCGGGTGGCCGCGATGGTGGTTCAGAAGACAACAGAGCTTGAGGAGCGTTTTGGATGCCGCCTGTACATTAAGCGGGTGGACCGTGCCCTGATCGTTCCCTGCAATTCCGTACTGCCGCTGGTGGGGATGAAGTTAAAGAAGGGCGAACAGATCCAGATCTTTGGCGACGGCACGGGGAGTGAGCAGGCTGTGACCGCCCTGGCCGAGTTTATGGACGGCGCCGGTGTGGTGGATCAGGATGAGGTTGACAACATCATCCAGAAAAATACCCTGACCAGTGAAAAGATTTTTGAGAGCATCCACAACGGCCTCATTGTCATGGACGGCGCAGGGCGCATCACCATTTTCAACGCTGCCGCTGAGGCCATGACCGGTATCGACGCCGCTGAGGCCATCGGCCGCCTGGTGGACGACCTGATCCCCGGCTTCGGCGCAGCGGAAGTGATTGCGACTGGCAGGGAAAAGCTGGGGGTAAAGGAGGCCGTGGGCGGCAACTGGGTCATTAGCGACAAAAGCCCGGTGGTGGTGGAAAACTGCAATGTGGGCGCTGTGGCCGTGCTTCAGGACATCACCCAGATCGAGGCGTTATCCTGGGAGCTGAGCAGTGTAAAAGAGCTGGAGGGTAAGCTTATCAGCATTCTGGAGGCTGTGTACGATGGCATCTGCCTGGTAGACAAGGACCATCGGATCACCTATGCCAACGATGCTTTTACGGGTATTTTGAAAAAGCGGGTGTCCGAGCTCACTGAACAGAGCATCAGCATTTTGTTCCCTGGGGAAAAAATCCCCAATGGTTTTTTTAACGGACAGAGCGGTACGGTCATCACCAACGCCGATGGGCGGGAATTCATGCTGGACGTGCGCCCGATCGCAGTGGATGGTGCGGTCAGCGGCAACGCCATCGTGGCCCGTGAACTGACTGAGATCACCAAGCTGGCCGCCAAGGTAGAGGAGCTTTCCGCCAAGACGGTCATGCTCGAAAAGGAACTGGAAAAGCGGGAGGACATCGGCGCCTCCTTTGAGAAAATCATCGGCAAGAGCGGCGTACTTTTAGAGGCGCTGTCTCTGGCCTCCAAGGCATCCAAAACCGACGCCACAGTGCTCATCCGCGGCGAGAGCGGTACCGGCAAGGAACTGGTGGCCAAGGCCATTCATAACGCCAGCACCCGGAAAGACGCAGCCTTTGTGAGTATGAACTGTGCGGCCATCCCGGCTGACCTTCTGGAGGCCGAACTTTTCGGCTATGAGAAGGGTGCCTTTACGGGAGCGGTGCGCATGAAACCGGGTAAATTTGAGCTGGCCGACGGCGGCACCATTTTCCTGGACGAGATTGGAGATATGGACCGCGCCATGCAGGCCAAGCTGCTGCGGGTGCTGCAGGAGCAGGAGGTTGAGCGGGTCGGCGGACTTGCGCCTGTCAAGATCAATGTGCGGGTCATCGCAGCCACCAACGCGCCCCTTGAGAAATTAATGGAAAATAACAGCTTCCGCAAGGATTTATACTACCGTTTGAACGTTATTTCAGTCATTTTACCGCCTTTACGCCAAAGAAAAGGCGATATTCCCTTGCTTGTGGAAGCATTTATTGATAAAATATGTATGCGATACCAATTACCGCCGAGGCACATCACAAAGCCTGCGCTTCAGTGCCTGGAGGACTATGTCTTTCCTGGGAACGTCCGTGAGCTGGAGAACATCATCGAGCGGGGGGTTACCCTGAGCGCCGGTGAGTGGATCGGCGTGGACGATCTGCCGTCCTACGTCCGAGCGATTGGGGAAAATATCCCCGGATTTTCGGGTGTGCCGGATGAAAACGGGGAAAAAATACCCACCTTTGCGGAAATGGAGCGGGACCTCATCGCTTCTGCCCTGTCTAAATATAAAAGTTTCAGAAAAGCTGGGGAGGCCCTTGGCCTTGACCACAAGACGGTTTCAGCCAAAGCTAAGAAATATGGGTTAACATAA